A stretch of the Balaenoptera musculus isolate JJ_BM4_2016_0621 chromosome 18, mBalMus1.pri.v3, whole genome shotgun sequence genome encodes the following:
- the LOC118884283 gene encoding 40S ribosomal protein S20-like, with amino-acid sequence MAFKDTGKTPVEPEVAIHQVRITLTSLNVKSLEKVCADLIRGAKVKNLKVKGPVRMPTKTLRITRRKTPCSEGSKTWDRFQMRIHKRLINLQNPSEIVKQITSISTEPGVEVEVTIADA; translated from the coding sequence ATGGCTTTTAAAGACACTGGAAAGACTCCCGTGGAGCCCGAGGTGGCGATTCACCAGGTTAGAATCACCCTCACCAGCCTCAACGTGAAGTCTTTGGAGAAGGTATGTGCTGACCTGATCAGAGGCGCGAAGGTAAAGAATCTCAAAGTGAAAGGACCGGTTCGGATGCCTACAAAGACTCTGAGAATAACTAGAAGGAAAACTCCTTGTAGTGAAGGTTCTAAGACTTGGGATCGTTTCCAGATGAGGATCCACAAGCGACTCATTAACCTGCAGAATCCTTCTGAGATTGTCAAGCAGATCACTTCCATCAGTACTGAGCCAGGAGTCGAGGTTGAAGTCACCATTGCAGATGCTtaa